GCGGCGTCCGCGCTGCATGGAGCGCGCTGGGTCCACGACGACACGGTTGTTGAGATGCTGCTGCGTAACGGCCGGCCACCGAGCGGGGTGATCACGCGCAACGAGGCCGTCGCCGACGACGAGCTGACCTTTGTCGGGCGCCTTCCGGTGACCACTCCAGCACGTACCGCTTTTGACTTAGCGCGTCACCTACCGCGCGGGCAAGCCCTCGCCCGGCTGGATGCGTTGACGCGGGCGACCCCGTTCGCGGTCGAGCGTGTTCTGCTGCTCGCCGATCGCTATCCAGGCGCCAGGGGATTGCGGCAGCTTCGGGAACTGATGCCGCTCGTCGACGGCGGTGCGGCGTCGCCCAAGGAGACGTGGTTGCGACTCCTGCTCCTTGACGCCGGATTACCCGTGCCCACGACGCAGATTCCCGTGCACATCAACTGTCACCTGTTTGCGATGCTCGACATGGGGTGGGAAGCGTTCCGCGTCGCCGCTGAGTACGACGGGGACCAGCACCGTACCGATCGCCGCGAGTACGTCCGTGGTGAACGTCGCCAGCGCAAGCTGCCGCAATTGGGTTGGCTCAACATCAAGGTGATCGCCGAGGATCGGCCAGCTGAGGTGGTCGAACGTGTCTACCGCGCGCTGAGATCGCGGGGATGGAGAGGCGCCCTGACACCGAGATTGCAGGCACGCAGGTAATTTCCGGCTTTTTCCTGCATGGTTGCAATCTCGGGGACCGCCGCTGCCTGAAAACCGTGATAGCCCAAGCCGTGGGCGCGTTCTACAGTGGGTGACGAGGGCGCCATGTCACCTGCAATCCGCAACCACCGGATGCCCGCCGCCATCGCGGCGTGCGGTCTCGTTGCGGCCGGCGTCATGGTCAGCCGGTCACCGGCGGAGGCAGTCCCTCCGACGACGGGCTGCGCTGCGGAGCCGTTCGGGATGCTCTGCGATGGTCCGATCAGCCCCGACAACACCTTCACCCGGTGCCGGATTATGCGCGGGATGTTGGGCGCGCGAGGTCTGTACCTGCCGGCGACCGAGAAGTGCTGGGTGATCGATCTGAACGACGAGAACCCCAGCTACGGCAATGACCTGCCGCGCCAACACCTGTGAGCACGTTCGACCGCCGGGCAGCTACCGGCGTGCGGCCGCGTTCGCGGCGTCCTGCGCTTGGCGTAGGGCAGTGTCGACGTCGGAGCGGCCGAGGAACATCTCGTCGAAATAGGGCTTGATGGCCTGGTTTCCGGCGGCAAAGCCCGCACCGCCGCCCGGGGCGGGGATGCGGGGTCCGTTGAGCACTGCGAAGAAGGGTGTGACGTCGACCCCGCGCTGCGCCCAGTAGTTGAAGTAGACCCGTTGTGCGCTGAGCACCGCCGGTATCGCCGCCCCATGGCGCCCCAGGTAGGTGTTGCCGTCGCGGCTGCCGAGCCAGGCCAGCACTTCCCGTACCGCCGCGGGACGCGGCGATGCGGCGTTGCCGACGGCGGCGATCCCATTGGTGACACTGACTCGTCCGACCGGCCCGGCGGGCAGCATCGCCACCCCCCAGGAGAACGCCGCCTGCTCAGCGACGGCCGCCAGGTTGTAGGTGCCGGACTGAAACAGCGCCATCTTTCCGGCCAGAAACTGATTGCGGGAGAAGTCGCCGTTGGTGTTGGTCTCCGAGGCCGGCGGTGCCACATGGTCGTTGTTGATCAGCTGCACCAGGTAACCGAAGGCGCCGATCGCCGCCGGGTTGTCGAAGGCGAAGTCGTCGCCGCGCTGGAACACTCCGCCGGCAGAGCCGACGTAGTTCAGGTAGATACCCTGTGGGTCGTTGGCGGCGTTGTAGCCCCACTGCCGGATGCGCCGCTGGTCGAAGCCGGGGGAGTTGGCGCTGCGTCCGGCGCCGTCGAGGGTGAGCCGGGCCAGCAGCGGCCGCAGAGTGTCGTGCGTGCCTTGGGGATCCCAGCGCAGCTGCTCCAGCTGCGCGGGAGCGATCCCGGCGGCGGCCAGCAGATCCGCGTTGTAGTACACCGCGATCCCGGCGTCGGTCAGTTGCGGGACGCCCCACAGCGTGCCGTCACGGGTGAACTGAGTGACCACCGACGGCTCCCAATCCGCGCCCGCCGCATCGATCTTCATCAGCCGCCCGCTGTCGGCGTAGCCGGCCAAGTAGGCGTTGGAGAGCCAGAAGATGTCGTCGGCGCCGCCACCGGCGACATCGGTGCGCAGCGTGTCGAAGTAGGTCCCGTAGGAGACGACGTTGACGTGCACCTCGATCTCGGGGTGGGCGCGGTGGAACGCGGCGAACGAGTGTCGGTAGGCGTTCGCTACCTGTTCGTCCCACAGTCGTACCGTCACCACTGTGGTGCCGGCCGCCGACCGGTTCGCGGTTCCGTCGAGCAGCACCGCGGCAGCGCCGAGCAGGGCGGCCAGGGCAACCACCGCCGCAGCGAACACGGTGGAGAACCGTGGCCGGCTCACTTGATTCCCGTGACGACGATCGACTGCACGATTCGGCGCTGGAACGCCATGAACAGCACGATCAGCGGAATCATCGCCACCGTGGTTGCCGCCATCACCAGCGTCCACTGCGCGTTGTAACGCGACTGCAGGGCGGCGGTGGCAACCGTCAACACCCGCCACTTGTCGTCGCTGGTGATCACCAGCGGCCACATGAAGTTGTTCCACTGTGAGACCACCGTGATCAGCCCGAGCGTGACCAGGATCGGCTTGCTGGCCGGCAACATGACGTGCACGATCACGTCCAGGGTGTTGGCTCCGTCCAGTCGCGCGGCGTTGATCAGATCATTGGGGACGGTGCGGAAATGCTGGCGAAGCAGGAAGATCGCGTAGGGCGACCCGAAGACGAACGGCAATACCAACGCCCAGAACGTGTTCCGCAGACCCAGCTGCGCCATCATCAGATACAGCGGCACCACGGTCACAGTGGCCGGCACCATCAGGGTCGCCACATACACCCAGAACAACTTGTCGCGGCCGGGAAAATCCAGTCGCGCGAACGCGTAGGCGGCCAGCACCGAGAAACTCAACTGTCCCACCACGATCACCGCCGTCATCAATGTCGTAACCGCCGCCGCCCGGCCGAATCCGGCCCCGCCGAGATCGCCGTAGTTGTCCAGCGTCGGCGGGTGCGGCCAGGACAGCGGGGAACCGGTGGCGAACTGGCGCGCCGGGGTGAACGACGTCAACAGCCCGAGCCCGAAGGGCGCCAGGGTGATCAGCGCGCCGATCGTCAGCAGCGCGTAGATCGCAGAGGTGCGAATGTGCTTGTGCGGAAACAGAGAAGTGCTGATCAACATGGGGTGGGGAGCTCACTGGGGTTGTTGGTAGGCATAGGCGGCGGCTTGGGTGCGGTTGTGAACGCCAAGTTTGGCCATGATGGCGCAGACGTGAGTGTTGGCGGTTTTGGTACTGATGTAGAGGGCGGTGGCGATTTCGGCGTCGCTGCGCCCGGCGGCAAGGAGTTCGAGGACATCGCGTTGGCGCTTGGTGAGGCCACGTGGGTCAGCGCTGGTGTCTTTGCGACGTCGGTCGGGATCGCGACCGCGCAAGTGGGAGAGACGTTGCTGGGTTCGTCGGGCAGCGGCGCGGGCGCCAAGCTGGCGGAAGGTGCCCAGTGCGGCCTCGACGGCGTCGATGTCGCCGCTGAGTTGAGCGATGGCGGCATCGTAGGGACAGTCGCGAAGGGTCCACTCCTGCGTGGCCGCGCACCAATCCCCATTGATCTCACGTTCATAGGGCGTGGCAGCGATGACGCCAATACCGGATCGGTCACCGGCCAGATGAGCCCAGCGCCGCAGGGAGCCTCCGAGCCACGTGTACGCCGTGCCGGACACCGTGAGAACCTCGGCCGCGCAGCGGCGGACCGACTCGTCGTCATCGGCCAGCCAGGCGGCCTCGGCACGTGCGGCGCAGACAGGCAGGCGCAGCAGGCTGCCCGTCGCAGCCTCCAGGGCTTCGTCGAGCAGCGACCACACGGGTTGCTCGCCACGGCGTGCCCGGATCAGGGCGACTGTGATCAACGGCGCGATCCGGTGTTGGGGCGCCAGTTCGGGCTGGGTCAGGATCTGCTCGGCCGCCAACGCAGCAGACGTCCAGTCGCCGCCGGCCAGATCAGTCAGCGCCTGCAGCCCGGCCACCAAGGCCTGGAACATGCCAAGTTCGCGGTAGTCGAGGTAGGCCGCGACTTCGGCGAGGTAACGCTTCGCGCGACCGAAATCGCCGCGCACGACAGCGAAGGTGCCGAGGAGGACGCCCAGAATTCCGCTGTGCTCCTCGATCCCAGGGGCCGCGGCCGCTTCTCGCCACACCTCCTCGAACTCGTCCCAGCCGGTGTCGCTGCAGAACACGGTGGTGAGTGCTGCATATCCGCGGGCGTGGATCACCACGGCAGGGTCGCGGAAGTGGGCACCGAGGGCCTTCGCGCGGGCCGCATGTCGGGCACAGGCGGGGTCTAAGGAAAGAGCGGCGATGTGCGCCATATTGATCAGTGACCAAGCCAACTGCGGGGACGGTTCGAGGTCTTCGAGCAGCCGCAATGATGCGTGCGCCGCCGCCGACGCTTCGGCGGGGCGTCCCAGCAGCTGGAGGACGTGCGACAGTCGGCGCAGGCCCTGAGCCTCCTGGTGAAGATCCCCCAACTGCTGGCGGAGCGCGATTGCCTGTCGCCATGACAACACCGCCGATTCGGCCTGGCCGGTCAGATAACTGCTGAATGCGTGCTGTTCGAACCACACCACCTTGTGCTCGTCGGGGACGGTGCCGGCGTGGCGCAGCACCAACGCATACAGGTCGGCGGCTTGCCGATGGGCGCCAAATCCCGCGGCGCGCTCGGCTGCTGCCGGGCCAAAGCTGATGAGTGTGTCGGTGTCGCCGGCCTGTTCAGCGTGAACCACCAACGCGGCCAGTGTGTCCGGGTCGATCGGCGGTTCTGCCAATGCGGTCAGCGCTCGCTTGTGCAGCACTCGGCGCTGATAGTCGGGGATCTGTTCGACGATGGCACGGCGGGTCAGCTCGTGGCGGAACCCCACCGTGTCTGCGTTGGCTACCAGCACTCCGGCGGCGAGGCATTCGCTCAGCGTGCCCGCTGCGCCCGGAGATACCGCTTCGAGCAGTGCGGTGTGTACCCGAGGGCCGCAGATCGCTGCCGCCTGTGCGGTTTCGCGCCCGGCGGCCGACAGCCGCGCGAGCCGGCCCCGCACCGCCTCGGAAATGCCGCAGGGCAGATCGCCATCTCCCTGCGCGTCGGGCCCCGCGGCCAACATCTCCGTGACGAAAAACGCGTTCCCGCCGGTAAGTCGGTGCAACGCTTGGGCGTTGACGCCACTACCGGCGGCCAACGCGGCTACCCCTTCGGCGCTGAGCGGCTGTAACGCCATGCGAGTCACGGTCGCCCAGGTAGCCACATCACCTAACAACACGGCCAGCGGATGGGTCGGGCCGATCTGGTCGTCGCGGTAGGACGCCAGCAGCAGCACCGGCAGTGTGTCGATCCGCCGGGCCACGTAGCGCAGCAGATCCAGGGCGGCGCTGTCGGCCCAGTGCAGGTCTTCGATCACGCACACCGCGGGGTTGCCATCGCCGACGACGCCGACCAGTCGGGCGTAGATCTCCTCGGTGTCCCTGGCGTCGATGGCGGCCCGTAGCGAAGTCGCC
The window above is part of the Mycolicibacter sp. MU0102 genome. Proteins encoded here:
- a CDS encoding carbohydrate ABC transporter permease encodes the protein MLISTSLFPHKHIRTSAIYALLTIGALITLAPFGLGLLTSFTPARQFATGSPLSWPHPPTLDNYGDLGGAGFGRAAAVTTLMTAVIVVGQLSFSVLAAYAFARLDFPGRDKLFWVYVATLMVPATVTVVPLYLMMAQLGLRNTFWALVLPFVFGSPYAIFLLRQHFRTVPNDLINAARLDGANTLDVIVHVMLPASKPILVTLGLITVVSQWNNFMWPLVITSDDKWRVLTVATAALQSRYNAQWTLVMAATTVAMIPLIVLFMAFQRRIVQSIVVTGIK
- a CDS encoding ABC transporter substrate-binding protein, translated to MSRPRFSTVFAAAVVALAALLGAAAVLLDGTANRSAAGTTVVTVRLWDEQVANAYRHSFAAFHRAHPEIEVHVNVVSYGTYFDTLRTDVAGGGADDIFWLSNAYLAGYADSGRLMKIDAAGADWEPSVVTQFTRDGTLWGVPQLTDAGIAVYYNADLLAAAGIAPAQLEQLRWDPQGTHDTLRPLLARLTLDGAGRSANSPGFDQRRIRQWGYNAANDPQGIYLNYVGSAGGVFQRGDDFAFDNPAAIGAFGYLVQLINNDHVAPPASETNTNGDFSRNQFLAGKMALFQSGTYNLAAVAEQAAFSWGVAMLPAGPVGRVSVTNGIAAVGNAASPRPAAVREVLAWLGSRDGNTYLGRHGAAIPAVLSAQRVYFNYWAQRGVDVTPFFAVLNGPRIPAPGGGAGFAAGNQAIKPYFDEMFLGRSDVDTALRQAQDAANAAARR
- a CDS encoding helix-turn-helix transcriptional regulator, yielding MVSPLLERETTLTTLQRCYRAATRGDGQLTLLRGEAGAGKTTVIARFLTGLDPGTRVLRGWCDGSATPRPLGPFIDMLADLPPDQATSLRAAIDARDTEEIYARLVGVVGDGNPAVCVIEDLHWADSAALDLLRYVARRIDTLPVLLLASYRDDQIGPTHPLAVLLGDVATWATVTRMALQPLSAEGVAALAAGSGVNAQALHRLTGGNAFFVTEMLAAGPDAQGDGDLPCGISEAVRGRLARLSAAGRETAQAAAICGPRVHTALLEAVSPGAAGTLSECLAAGVLVANADTVGFRHELTRRAIVEQIPDYQRRVLHKRALTALAEPPIDPDTLAALVVHAEQAGDTDTLISFGPAAAERAAGFGAHRQAADLYALVLRHAGTVPDEHKVVWFEQHAFSSYLTGQAESAVLSWRQAIALRQQLGDLHQEAQGLRRLSHVLQLLGRPAEASAAAHASLRLLEDLEPSPQLAWSLINMAHIAALSLDPACARHAARAKALGAHFRDPAVVIHARGYAALTTVFCSDTGWDEFEEVWREAAAAPGIEEHSGILGVLLGTFAVVRGDFGRAKRYLAEVAAYLDYRELGMFQALVAGLQALTDLAGGDWTSAALAAEQILTQPELAPQHRIAPLITVALIRARRGEQPVWSLLDEALEAATGSLLRLPVCAARAEAAWLADDDESVRRCAAEVLTVSGTAYTWLGGSLRRWAHLAGDRSGIGVIAATPYEREINGDWCAATQEWTLRDCPYDAAIAQLSGDIDAVEAALGTFRQLGARAAARRTQQRLSHLRGRDPDRRRKDTSADPRGLTKRQRDVLELLAAGRSDAEIATALYISTKTANTHVCAIMAKLGVHNRTQAAAYAYQQPQ
- a CDS encoding type IV toxin-antitoxin system AbiEi family antitoxin, which translates into the protein MKAFLGSEAVAAGAVSRDRLGRRCRRIFPDVYLPADQTVPSLRDRVGGAWLWSRRRGVIAGVAASALHGARWVHDDTVVEMLLRNGRPPSGVITRNEAVADDELTFVGRLPVTTPARTAFDLARHLPRGQALARLDALTRATPFAVERVLLLADRYPGARGLRQLRELMPLVDGGAASPKETWLRLLLLDAGLPVPTTQIPVHINCHLFAMLDMGWEAFRVAAEYDGDQHRTDRREYVRGERRQRKLPQLGWLNIKVIAEDRPAEVVERVYRALRSRGWRGALTPRLQARR
- a CDS encoding CDGP domain-containing protein → MSPAIRNHRMPAAIAACGLVAAGVMVSRSPAEAVPPTTGCAAEPFGMLCDGPISPDNTFTRCRIMRGMLGARGLYLPATEKCWVIDLNDENPSYGNDLPRQHL